In Hermetia illucens chromosome 1, iHerIll2.2.curated.20191125, whole genome shotgun sequence, one genomic interval encodes:
- the LOC119646885 gene encoding probable cytochrome P450 6a18, which yields MDLLSFTFLFVVTSITLIYIIAKWKYTYWKKRGVVYMEPSFPLGNLPLKMTSFPDFMRDAYKYKEKSPFVGVYFIAKPVVLLIQLDLIQNILVKDFSSFHDRGMYVNEDFDPLSASLFNLDGEKWKFVRSKLSPTFTSGKMKYMFSTVVGVAERFANTMSDIVRTESETQLKDLLGRYTTDVIGTYAFGIECDSLKDPNFIFRHYGRKVAEEPNLNPIVHFLVTIYPNLARKLKIRTIGKDVTEFFIETVRKTIQYREENNVQRNDFMDLLIQINKDVEKNVGQSETSRRLTLEEMAAQAFLFFVAGFETSSTTMIFCLYELALNQDIQERSRQEINDVLKKHNNKLTYEAMQEMTYLEMIIKETLRKYPPILGLIRKAVRDYPVPNSNLIIEKGKEVFVPSYTIQHDPEIYPNPDVFDPERFTPKEEKKRHPMSFLAFGEGPRNCVGFRFGKMQTRIGLIELLKNFQFSPCPKTPIPMVFDPYKGILSPKGGLFLEVKRI from the exons ATGGATTTGTTATCGTTTACCTTTTTATTTGTGGTTACTTCCATAACACTAATCTATATTATTGCCAAATGGAAATACACATATTGGAAAAAACGCGGAGTGGTATACATGGAGCCTTCTTTTCCGTTGGGCAACTTACCCTTAAAAATGACCTCGTTCCCCGACTTTATGAGGGATGCTTATAAATATAAAGAAAAGTCTCCGTTCGTTGGAGTGTACTTCATTGCGAAGCCAGTTGTTTTACTGATACAGCTTGATcttattcagaatattttgGTGAAAGACTTTAGCAGTTTTCATGACCGCGGAATGTATGTGAATGAAGACTTTGATCCCTTGTCGGCGAGTCTGTTCAATTTGGATGGTGAAAAGTGGAAATTTGTACGTTCAAAATTATCTCCCACATTCACTTCTGGAAAAATGAAGTATATGTTCTCGACTGTCGTAGGGGTAGCTGAGAGATTTGCTAATACTATGAGCGATATTGTTAGGACTGAATCTGAAACACAACTGAAAGATTTGCTGGGAAGATACACCACTGATGTCATCGGAACTTACGCATTCGGAATTGAGTGTGATAGTTTGAAGGATCCTAATTTCATATTCCGTCACTATGGAAGAAAAGTTGCCGAAGAGCCGAACCTTAATCCtattgtgcatttcttagtaacCATATACCCCAATTTGGCGCGAAAATTAAAGATACGCACTATAGGGAAAGATGTGACTGAATTTTTCATCGAAACGGTGCGGAAAACTATTCAATATCGCGAGGAAAATAACGTGCAACGCAATGATTTTATGGatttattaattcaaataaacaaagatgtggaaaaaaatgttggacaATCTGAAACTTCAAGAAGGCTGACTTTGGAAGAAATGGCTGCACAAGCTTTCCTGTTTTTTGTCGCTGGCTTTGAAACATCTTCGACTACAATGATATTTTGTTTGTATGAACTAGCTCTGAATCAAGATATTCAGGAGAGGAGTCGACAGGaaatcaatgatgttctgaagaAACACAATAACAAATTGACTTATGAGGCAATGCAAGAAATGACCTACTTAGAAATGATAATAAAGG aAACGCTTCGAAAATATCCGCCAATTCTAGGTTTGATCAGAAAAGCTGTCCGTGATTATCCGGTACCAAATTCGAATTTGATAATTGAGAAGGGAAAGGAAGTTTTCGTTCCATCGTATACAATTCAACATGATCCTGAAATATATCCAAATCCAGATGTATTTGATCCAGAACGATTCACGCCGAAGGAAGAGAAAAAACGGCATCCAATGTCATTTTTAGCCTTTGGGGAGGGTCCTAGAAACTGTGTGGGATTCCGCTTCGGAAAGATGCAAACTCGAATCGGTTTAATAGAATTACtgaaaaattttcagttttctccttGCCCTAAAACTCCCATTCCCATGGTTTTTGATCCTTATAAAGGGATATTATCTCCAAAGGGTGGTTTGTTTTTAGAAGTTAAGAGAATTTGA
- the LOC119646530 gene encoding cytochrome P450 6A1-like translates to MNTFLCLVLSIILAVFLFFKKKYSYWKDRGVKYVEPSFPMGNFPFVRAHFKDFIANLYKYKENSPLLGAYIVTKPVVIAVSLDFIQKVLVSDFSSFHERGMYANEADDPLSAHMFSLDGERWKSIRTKLSPTFTSGKMKHMFPIVVEVADRFNDTLASIVKVETQLDMKDLLGRFTTDVIGTCAFGIECNSLENPESMFRHYGRKVFDDPHLSPFMQMLVIQYPKLGQKLHIKVLSPDVAEFFLDSVGKTIEYRKKNNVCRNDFMDLLIQLKNGSDLENENAKQSEKLSLEEVAAQAFLFFAAGFETSSTTMMYCLYELALNSDIQERGRQEINEVLLKYNGQLTYEAIKEMSYVDQIISEALRKYPPAVFVMRKAVHNYNIPNTKSIIEKGTEIFIPVYCIHHDPEIYPEPEIFDPERFSPEQVNNRHSMSFLSFGDGPRNCIGLRFGRMQSRIGLITLLKNYRFTPGPKTMIPIIFDPEKAVLTPQGKMFLQVETI, encoded by the exons ATGAATACTTTCTTGTGTCTTGTGCTTTCTATAATATTAGCTGTATTCCTCTTCTTCAAGAAGAAGTACTCTTACTGGAAGGATCGCGGTGTGAAATATGTAGAACCCTCGTTTCCGATGGGAAATTTTCCATTTGTGCGGGCACATTTTAAAGACTTTATCGCTAATTTATATAAGTATAAAGAGAACAGCCCACTTCTTGGAGCTTATATCGTTACGAAACCTGTGGTAATTGCAGTTAGTCTCGACTTCATACAAAAAGTCTTAGTGAGTGATTTCAGCAGCTTCCATGAGCGGGGAATGTACGCGAACGAAGCTGATGATCCACTATCTGCTCACATGTTTTCTTTGGATGGTGAAAGGTGGAAATCCATACGAACAAAACTATCTCCGACGTTCACCTCTGGTAAAATGAAGCATATGTTTCCGATAGTTGTGGAGGTGGCCGATAGATTCAATGACACTCTCGCTAGTATAGTAAAAGTTGAGACCCAATTAGACATGAAAGATTTGTTGGGAAGATTCACGACTGATGTGATTGGAACGTGTGCGTTTGGAATTGAATGCAACAGCTTAGAGAACCCCGAATCAATGTTCCGCCATTATGGGAGGAAGGTTTTTGATGACCCACATCTGAGCCCATTTATGCAAATGCTGGTCATTCAGTATCCAAAGCTAGGGCAGAAATTACACATAAAAGTCCTATCCCCAGATGTGGCTGAATTCTTCTTGGACTCAGTTGGAAAAACTATCGAATACCGCAAAAAAAATAATGTATGCCGTAATGATTTCATGGATTTGCTAATACAACTGAAGAACGGAAGTGACTTGGAAAATGAGAATGCTAAGCAATCAGAAAAACTAAGTCTGGAAGAGGTCGCCGCGCAAGCATTTCTGTTTTTCGCTGCTGGATTCGAAACTTCTTCTACCACGATGATGTATTGTCTCTACGAGTTGGCCCTTAATTCTGATATTCAGGAGAGAGGACGTCAAGAAATTAATGAAGTTTTACTCAAATACAATGGACAGCTAACTTATGAAGCTATTAAAGAAATGAGTTATGTTGACCAGATAATAAGTG AGGCCCTTCGAAAGTATCCTCCAGCAGTTTTTGTAATGAGAAAAGCAGTTCACAATTACAACATACCAAACACGAAGTCAATCATTGAGAAAGGAACAGAGATTTTCATCCCAGTTTATTGTATTCACCATGATCCCGAAATATATCCAGAACCTGAGATTTTTGATCCAGAGCGCTTTTCTCCGGAACAAGTAAATAACCGTCATTCAATGTCATTTTTGAGTTTTGGTGATGGGCCGCGAAACTGCATAGGGTTGCGGTTCGGAAGAATGCAATCAAGGATAGGCTTGATAACACTATTAAAGAATTATCGATTCACACCTGGCCCAAAAACAATGATTCCAATCATTTTCGATCCTGAGAAAGCAGTGTTGACTCCACAAGGAAAGATGTTTTTGCAAGTTGaaacaatttaa
- the LOC119646698 gene encoding probable cytochrome P450 6a14 has product MRLNCVRMDCLSIACSAVIVLITFVYLIFKWKYSYWKVRGVQYLEPSFPLGNIPFKKIHFSKYFVDAFKYKQQTPLVGVYLFAVPVAVPISLDLIQSILVKDFSSFHDRGAYVNEVDDPLSAHMFNLDGEKWKAVRTKLSPTFTSGKMKFMFSTVVEVVERFNYTLANLIKVEPEVEVIDLLERFTTDVIGSCAFGIECNSLEDPNFIFRYYGRKVSEVSPFRHLFVGAFPNLARRLHMRAVRKDVADFFIETVRKTIDYRVKNHIRRNDFMDLLIDINKDSDESGEGAGTSKKLSLEDMAAQAFLFFVAGFETSSATMVFCLYELALNSDIQEKCRQEINGVLTKYNGNLTYEAIKEMTYVDQTIKETLRQYPPIGFLIRKAVRDYPVPDTKVVIKKGMEVFIPLHRIHHDPEIYPNPEKFDPDRFSPEKVKNRHTESFLAFGDGPRHCVGQRFAKMQTRIGLTTLLKNYRFKTCEKTPVPMVFETFRGIISPKGSKLFLKVERI; this is encoded by the exons ATGCGTCTAAATTGCGTGAGAATGGATTGTTTATCTATTGCGTGTTCCGCTGTGATTGTATTGATAACATTTGtctatttaattttcaaatggAAATATTCGTACTGGAAAGTTCGTGGTGTGCAGTATTTGGAACCTTCCTTCCCGTTGGGAaacattccattcaagaagatacACTTCTCGAAGTACTTCGTGGATGCTTTCAAATATAAGCAGCAAACTCCACTCGTGGGAGTGTATTTATTCGCCGTGCCAGTGGCAGTGCCGATAAGCCTTGATCTTATCCAAAGTATTTTAGTGAAAGATTTCAGCAGTTTTCATGATCGCGGGGCGTATGTGAATGAGGTGGATGATCCCTTGTCCGCTCATATGTTTAATTTAGATGGCGAAAAATGGAAAGCTGTCCGAACGAAATTATCTCCAACGTTTACTTCTgggaaaatgaagtttatgtttTCAACTGTGGTAGAGGTCGTCGAGCGTTTCAACTATACTCTGGCGAATCTTATTAAAGTAGAACCTGAGGTGGAGGTGATAGACTTGTTGGAAAGATTTACAACTGATGTAATTGGATCTTGTGCTTTTGGAATCGAATGTAATAGCCTAGAGGATCCTAATTTCATTTTTCGATATTATGGAAGAAAGGTCAGTGAGGTTTCTCCATTTAGACATCTTTTTGTCGGAGCTTTTCCAAATTTGGCACGAAGATTACATATGAGAGCGGTCCGCAAGGATGTTGCGGACTTTTTTATAGAAACAGTGCGTAAGACCATTGACTATCGTGTGAAAAATCATATTCGAAGAAATGATTTTATGGATTTATTAATTGACATAAATAAAGATTCCGACGAGAGTGGCGAAGGGGCTGGAACATCCAAAAAATTGAGTTTAGAGGATATGGCCGCTCAAGCATTCTTATTTTTTGTCGCCGGTTTCGAAACGTCGTCTGCGACTATGGTATTCTGCTTGTATGAATTAGCCTTAAATTCAGATATCCAGGAGAAATGTAGGCAAGAGATCAATGGTGTTTTGACAAAATACAATGGAAATTTGACATACGAAGCAATTAAAGAAATGACATACGTTGACCAGACAATAAAGG AGACACTTCGCCAATATCCACCAATCGGATTTTTGATTAGAAAAGCTGTTCGGGACTACCCCGTTCCAGACACAAAAGTAGTGATTAAAAAGGGGATGGAAGTGTTTATTCCACTTCATAGAATTCATCATGATCCTGAAATATATCCAAATCCTGAAAAATTtgatccagatcggttttctcccgaaaaagtgaaaaatcggCATACTGAGTCGTTTTTAGCCTTTGGTGATGGTCCACGGCATTGTGTGGGACAGCGTTTTGCAAAAATGCAAACCAGAATTGGTTTGACAACTTTGTTAAAAAATTATCGATTTAAAACTTGTGAAAAAACACCTGTTCCCATGGTCTTCGAAACATTTAGAGGGATAATTTCTCCGAAAGGTTCAAAATTATTCCTGAAAGTTGAGAGAATTTAG
- the LOC119661111 gene encoding probable cytochrome P450 6a14, which produces MDLLTIGVLAIIALATLIYLYFKKRFSYWENRGVVHLKPSFPLGNLSLKQPHFTEFMIDIYKYKGGTPLVGIYFVTKPIVIPIELDLIQNILVKDFSSFHARGMYVNEVDDPLSAHMFSLDGEKWKSIRTKLSPTFTSGKMKYMFLTVVAVAERFLETLGDSVKLESQLEVTDLLGRFTTDVIGSCTFGIECNSLKDPNSEFRQYGKKASSEPPMPLIMHMLVLLYPDLARKLHLRALRKDVTDFFLDTVRSTVNYLKENNIQRNDFMDLLIQINNNPNEADKISLEEMAAQAFLFFIAGFETSSSVMTFCLYELSLNQDIQEKAREEITQVLIDHDGKLTYEGMQQMTYLEKIVNETLRKYPSLPFLIRSTVRDYAMPDSNLVIEKG; this is translated from the exons ATGGATCTGTTGACTATAGGTGTTCTAGCAATAATAGCTCTAGCTACCTTAATTTATCTTTACTTCAAAAAGAGATTTTCGTATTGGGAGAACCGCGGAGTGGTACATCTTAAACCTTCATTTCCTCTGGGCAATTTGTCCTTAAAACAACCCCATTTCACGGAATTTATGATTGATATCTACAAATATAAAGGTGGAACACCTCTTGTTGGTATATATTTCGTGACAAAACCGATCGTGATACCCATCGAGCTTGATCTCATTCAGAATATTTTAGTAAAAGATTTTAGTAGCTTTCATGCTCGTGGAATGTATGTGAATGAAGTGGACGATCCCCTGTCTGCACATATGTTTAGTTTGGATGGTGAAAAGTGGAAATCCATACGGACTAAATTATCTCCCACTTTCACTTCCGGCAAAATGAAATATATGTTTTTAACGGTTGTAGCGGTAGCGGAAAGATTTTTGGAAACTTTGGGCGATAGCGTGAAACTTGAATCCCAGTTGGAAGTGACCGACTTGCTAGGACGATTTACAACTGATGTTATCGGATCTTGTACATTTGGCATTGAGTGCAACAGCCTAAAAGACCCTAATTCTGAGTTTCGCCAATATGGAAAGAAAGCTTCAAGTGAACCACCTATGCCTCTTATCATGCACATGCTAGTGTTACTATATCCTGATTTGGCACGAAAGTTGCACTTGAGGGCATTGCGAAAAGATGTTACTGATTTCTTTTTGGATACAGTACGAAGCACCGTAAACTACCTCAAAGAAAATAATAttcaacgcaatgatttcatggATCTACTCATTCAAATCAACAATAATCCAAATGAAGCTGATAAGATATCGTTGGAAGAAATGGCTGCGCAAGCTTTTCTGTTTTTCATTGCCGGCTTCGAGACTTCTTCTAGTGTGATGACATTTTGCTTATATGAATTGTCTTTAAATCAGGATATTCAAGAAAAAGCAAGAGAAGAAATTACCCAGGTTTTGATAGACCACGATGGTAAACTGACATATGAAGGAATGCAACAAATGACTTATCTTGAGAAGATAGTGAATG AAACCCTTCGCAAATATCCTTCACTTCCATTTCTAATAAGGAGTACTGTCCGCGACTATGCAATGCCAGATTCGAACTTGGTAATCGAAAAAGGATGA